The stretch of DNA GGCGGTGAAGGCCGATGAACCCGTGGCGTCGCTTGAAACCGACAAGGTGTCGGTCGAGGTGCCGGCCCCCGCTGACGGCGTGATGGGCGCCCATGCCGCCCAGCCGGGCGACACCGTGGCCGTCGGCGCGGTCATCGGCTATCTGGAAGCAGGTGGCGCTGCCGCCGCTCCGGCGACGCCGGCCGCTGCCCCCGCCGCCACCCCCGCCGCTGCCGCTGTGGCCGACGAACCGGCCGGCGACCTCACGCTGTCGCCGTCGGTGCGCCGCCTGGTGCTCGAACACGGGCTTGATCCGACCCAGATCCGCGGCACCGGCAAGGATGGCCGGCTGACCAAGGAAGATGTGCTCGCCGCAGCCGAGGCCGCCAAGGCCAAGGCCCCGGCGACGCCCGCCGCCGCCCCGGCGGTTGCCGCTGCCGCGCCTGCGCCCGCCGGTGCGCGCCGCGAGGAGCGGGTGCGGATGAGCCGTCTGCGCCAGACGATCGCCTCGCGCCTCAAGGAGGCGCAGAACACTGCGGCCATGCTGACGACGTTCAACGATGTCGACATGACGGCGGTGATCGAGGCGCGCGCCCGCTACAAGGACCTGTTTGAAAAGAAGCATGGCGTCCGCCTCGGCTTCATGGGCTTTTTCGTGAAGGCGGCGGTGCAGGCGCTGCGCGACGTGCCGGCGGTCAATGCCTCGATCGAGGGCGACGAGATCGTCTACCGCGACTATGTCGATGTGTCGGTGGCCGTGTCCGCGCCCAACGGGCTTGTGGTGCCGGTGATCCGCGACGCGCAGGAGATGTCGGTCGCGACGATCGAAAAGACGATCGGCGATTTCGGCAAGCGCGCCAAGGACGGCACGCTCAAGATCGACGAGATGAAGGGCGGCACCTTCACCATTTCCAATGGCGGGGTGTTCGGCTCGCTGCTGT from Sphingomonas changnyeongensis encodes:
- the odhB gene encoding 2-oxoglutarate dehydrogenase complex dihydrolipoyllysine-residue succinyltransferase; translation: MSVEIKVPTLGESITEATIGEWLKKPGEAVKADEPVASLETDKVSVEVPAPADGVMGAHAAQPGDTVAVGAVIGYLEAGGAAAAPATPAAAPAATPAAAAVADEPAGDLTLSPSVRRLVLEHGLDPTQIRGTGKDGRLTKEDVLAAAEAAKAKAPATPAAAPAVAAAAPAPAGARREERVRMSRLRQTIASRLKEAQNTAAMLTTFNDVDMTAVIEARARYKDLFEKKHGVRLGFMGFFVKAAVQALRDVPAVNASIEGDEIVYRDYVDVSVAVSAPNGLVVPVIRDAQEMSVATIEKTIGDFGKRAKDGTLKIDEMKGGTFTISNGGVFGSLLSTPIINPPQSAVLGLHRIEDRPVVRDGQIVVRPMMYLALSYDHRLIDGREAVTFLVALKNAIEDPTRLLIDL